CGATAAAGAGGCAGTGTAAGTGTTAGATATCGTCTATCAGGATGAGTATTTTGTCGCGGTGAACAAGCCAGCAGGTATGCTGGTTCATCGCAGTTGGTTAGATAAACATGAAACTCAGTTTGTCATGCAGACGCTACGTGACCAAATTGGTCAACATGTCTTTCCGTTACATCGATTAGATAGGCCGACTTCCGGAGTGCTGATTTTTGCCTTGTCGAGCGAAATTGCCGCGCAAGTAATGCCGATGTTTGCCAATCATGAGATGAAGAAAACCTATCACGCTATTGTGCGCGGCTGGATTGAAGAGGAGGGGACTCTTGACTATCCGTTAAAGGTTGAGCTGGACAAAATTGCTGATAAGTTTGCGAGCCAAGAAAAAGAAGCTCAAGATGCCGTGACCGATTATCGTCCATTGGCGAAAGTTGAAGTGCCACATTCCACTGGGCGCTTTCCAACCACGCGCTACTGCTTAATGGAGCTTAACCCACATACTGGGCGTAAACATCAACTGCGTCGTCATATGGCGCACCTACGTCATCCTATGGTAGGCGACACCACGCATGGCGATGGTAAACACAATAAATTGTTCCGCGATGTTTATAACTCGCACCGATTGCTGTTGCACGCCAGCAGTCTCGAATTTGTCCATCCGTTCAGTGGTGAAACACTCGTGATTAAGGCGGGGTTTGATACGACTTGGCGTAGCCTGTTTGAGCAGTTTGAGTGGCAAGAGCCTCATATTTAAGCCACCCAAAATAGTAAAGCCCTCCAAGTGGAGGGCTTTATCGTTAGCAAAATAGCGTAATTACTTGCTCACATAGTCTCGGATTGATTGTTCAATACCTTTGGCGTCGAGACCCAACTCCGCATGCAGTTCTTGCTGCGTACCTTGAGCGATAAAGCGGTCCGGTAGACCGAGGTTTAGTACTGGTTTAATGATCTTTTCTTGCATCATAAACTCAACCACACCCGCTCCTGCACCACCAGCAATCGCGTTCTCTTCGATCGTCACCAGTACGTCGTGATCCTCTGCAAGCTGTTTAATCAATGCATGATCAAGAGGTTTAGCAAAGCGCATATCCGCAACGGTCGCATTGAGCGCTTCTGCTGCCTCAAGTGCACTCGGCATAAAGGTGCCAAAGTTAAGAATTGCGACTTTTTCGCCTTGACGCACTAAGCGACCTTTACCGATTTCTAGTTCGGTAAAGGCTTGTTCAACCGGTGTTCCCATGCCATTACCACGTGGGTAGCGAACAGCACTTGGACCAGAATGTTGGTGGCCGGTGTAGAGCATTTGACGACACTCATTCTCATCACTTGGTGTCATGATCACCATGTTTGGAATGCAGCGCATAAAGCTAATATCAAATGCACCTTGGTGAGTTTGACCATCGGCACCGACTAAGCCTGCTCGGTCAATGGCAAACATCACCGGCAGGTTCATGATCGCGACATCATGGATCAGTTGGTCGTAACCACGCTGTAAGAATGTTGAGTAGATGGCGACAATAGGACGATTGCCCGCAATCGCCATGCCGGTTGCAAGTGTCACAGCATGCTGCTCAGCAATTGCAACGTCAAAGTATTGCTCAGGGTACTCTTTCGAGAAGCGCACCATGCCCGAACCTTCGCGCATTGCTGGTGTAATCGCCATGAGCTTAGGATCTTGCGCGGCCATATCACAGAGGAAATCACCGAAAATCTTTGAGAAAGTTGGTTGACTACTGCTGCTTTTTGGCAGGCTAGTGTGGCTTGGGTCAAACTTAGGAACACCATGGTAACCAATCGGATCTTTCTCCGCAGGCTCGTAGCCTTTTCCTTTCTTGGTCATGATATGTAAGAACTGTGGACCTTTGAGTTCACGCATGTTCTTCAGTGTTTTGACCAATTCGATCACATCATGCCCATCAACAGGGCCAATGTAGTTAAAGCCCAACTCTTCAAACAGTGTGCCAGGAATCATCATGCCTTTCAGATGTTCTTCTGTACGACGAACTAACTCTTTGATTGGAGGCACACCAGAAAGAACGCGTTTACCGCCTTCACGGATAGAGGTGTAGAAGTTGCCCGACAGAAGTTGTGCTAAGTGGTTGTTAAGCGCGCCCACGTTTTCTGAAATCGACATTTCATTGTCATTTAGGATCACCAACATATCGGGATGAATATCACCAGCGTGGTTCATGGCTTCAAACGCCATGCCCGCGGTAATCGCACCATCACCAATCACGCTCACCACTTTACGATTTTGGTTTTCTTTATGGGCACTAATCGCCATACCAAGCGCAGCACTGATTGACGTTGATGAGTGACCAACCGAGAGCGTGTCGTACTCACTCTCTTCACGCCATGGGAATGGGTGTAATCCACCTTTTTGACGAATGGTTGGCATTTTCTCACGGCGACCCGTCAGAATTTTGTGTGGGTAAGCTTGATGACCTACGTCCCAAATAAGTTGATCAAACGGGGTGTTATAGACGTAGTGAAGCGCCACGGTCAGTTCGACCGTGCCCAAGCCAGACGCTAAGTGTCCACTCGACTGGCTAACAGAATTTAGTAAGTAAGTACGTAGTTCGTCACATAGCTTTGGCAGAACCTCTTTTGGTAGGCTGCGCAGTTCTAGCGGTGTATCCGCCAGAGCTAGTGTTGGGTACTTTGATATATCAAGAGTCATAATAATGCGCGCTTATTGTGTTAGTTCTTGCGCTCGACGACGTATCGGGCGAACTCTTCCAGTAACTCAGTATTGTATGGTATTGCGTCCAGTGCTTGAAGCGCTTCGTGTAACAGATTGTTTGCTTTTTCGATAGCGCCCTGTAAACCGAGCAGTGCAGGGTAAGTACTCTTGTTGAGCTCTTGGTCAGAGCCTTGAGGTTTACCCAAGGTTTCAGTATCACTGATGATGTCGAGGATATCGTCCTGGACTTGGAACGCCAAACCAATCGCATCGGCATATTTGTCGAGTAACGGCATGACCGCTAAACCTTTTTTGCCAGCCGCTAACGCACCTAGGCGAACAGCACATTTCATCAATGCACCCGTCTTGTTGCGGTGAATCTCTTCTAACTCCGCAAGCCCGACTGAACGGTTTTCAGCTTGTAAATCTAAAGTTTGTCCGAGACACATGCCGCTTGCGCCTGACGCTTCTGCCAAGGTGCTAACCATTTTTATACGCAGAGTTTCAGCATTTGGATTGAGTCGACCATCAGCAAGGATGGTAAAGGCGAGCGTTTGCAATGCATCACCAGTTAAAATGGCCGTCGCTTCGTCGAACTTGATGTGGCAAGTTGGCTGGCCTCGACGCAATTCGTCATCATCCATCGCGGGCAGATCATCGTGAATCAAAGAGTAGGCGTGAATACACTCGACCGCTGAGGCCGGTGTGTCTAAATCTTCTATTTCACAGCCAAGCATTTGCCCTGTGATGTAGACCAGAAATGGACGAGCCCGTTTTCCGCCCAAAAGCAGACCGTAACGCATTGCATCGACAAGCGCCTGATTTTGATGTGGAAGATGGCTCAACCATCTTTCTAACTGTTGGTTGTTTCGTTGCTGAAACGAGATTAGTG
This is a stretch of genomic DNA from Vibrio panuliri. It encodes these proteins:
- the truC gene encoding tRNA pseudouridine(65) synthase TruC; translated protein: MLDIVYQDEYFVAVNKPAGMLVHRSWLDKHETQFVMQTLRDQIGQHVFPLHRLDRPTSGVLIFALSSEIAAQVMPMFANHEMKKTYHAIVRGWIEEEGTLDYPLKVELDKIADKFASQEKEAQDAVTDYRPLAKVEVPHSTGRFPTTRYCLMELNPHTGRKHQLRRHMAHLRHPMVGDTTHGDGKHNKLFRDVYNSHRLLLHASSLEFVHPFSGETLVIKAGFDTTWRSLFEQFEWQEPHI
- the dxs gene encoding 1-deoxy-D-xylulose-5-phosphate synthase, producing MTLDISKYPTLALADTPLELRSLPKEVLPKLCDELRTYLLNSVSQSSGHLASGLGTVELTVALHYVYNTPFDQLIWDVGHQAYPHKILTGRREKMPTIRQKGGLHPFPWREESEYDTLSVGHSSTSISAALGMAISAHKENQNRKVVSVIGDGAITAGMAFEAMNHAGDIHPDMLVILNDNEMSISENVGALNNHLAQLLSGNFYTSIREGGKRVLSGVPPIKELVRRTEEHLKGMMIPGTLFEELGFNYIGPVDGHDVIELVKTLKNMRELKGPQFLHIMTKKGKGYEPAEKDPIGYHGVPKFDPSHTSLPKSSSSQPTFSKIFGDFLCDMAAQDPKLMAITPAMREGSGMVRFSKEYPEQYFDVAIAEQHAVTLATGMAIAGNRPIVAIYSTFLQRGYDQLIHDVAIMNLPVMFAIDRAGLVGADGQTHQGAFDISFMRCIPNMVIMTPSDENECRQMLYTGHQHSGPSAVRYPRGNGMGTPVEQAFTELEIGKGRLVRQGEKVAILNFGTFMPSALEAAEALNATVADMRFAKPLDHALIKQLAEDHDVLVTIEENAIAGGAGAGVVEFMMQEKIIKPVLNLGLPDRFIAQGTQQELHAELGLDAKGIEQSIRDYVSK
- the ispA gene encoding (2E,6E)-farnesyl diphosphate synthase, which codes for MHEALISFQQRNNQQLERWLSHLPHQNQALVDAMRYGLLLGGKRARPFLVYITGQMLGCEIEDLDTPASAVECIHAYSLIHDDLPAMDDDELRRGQPTCHIKFDEATAILTGDALQTLAFTILADGRLNPNAETLRIKMVSTLAEASGASGMCLGQTLDLQAENRSVGLAELEEIHRNKTGALMKCAVRLGALAAGKKGLAVMPLLDKYADAIGLAFQVQDDILDIISDTETLGKPQGSDQELNKSTYPALLGLQGAIEKANNLLHEALQALDAIPYNTELLEEFARYVVERKN